In Arcobacter sp. CECT 8983, a single window of DNA contains:
- a CDS encoding reverse transcriptase domain-containing protein → MSFLEYLEEKGYPNTLLRKIFDKHEDYVYHFRIKGKLQIAPKWELKILQKILKDYITDNYASYISNFATAYIKKENISYNVSKHFGRNYFYVTDFSNFFPSIKLTNIKDYLSSIFKDEDSSSLDIIFNIGFYSDSLQFGFPSSPIISNIVMTKFDNLLFEELKTKFPKNNIAYSRYCDDLTISSKYEISPKIINNIINSLLIKEYTYLSINKRKTRSFEKYSQYPYITGLIPLKDRTTIGKKRFNILKLNIYLSLKNKKIKNTDLFDTDIALSSYLSYVYLVDPHNYNRLKEYFSKRFKPLEIKNLFKK, encoded by the coding sequence ATGAGTTTTTTAGAATACCTTGAAGAAAAGGGATATCCAAACACTTTACTAAGAAAAATATTTGACAAGCATGAAGATTATGTTTATCACTTTAGAATAAAAGGTAAACTGCAAATTGCTCCAAAATGGGAGTTAAAAATACTACAAAAAATTTTGAAAGATTATATTACAGATAATTATGCATCTTATATTTCCAATTTTGCTACTGCTTATATTAAAAAAGAAAACATATCGTACAATGTTTCAAAACATTTTGGGAGAAATTATTTTTATGTTACTGATTTTTCTAATTTCTTCCCTTCTATTAAATTAACAAATATAAAAGACTACCTATCTTCAATCTTTAAAGATGAAGATTCTTCATCTCTTGATATAATATTTAATATAGGGTTTTATAGTGATTCTTTACAATTTGGATTCCCAAGTTCACCAATCATTTCAAATATAGTAATGACAAAATTTGATAACTTATTATTTGAAGAATTAAAAACTAAATTTCCTAAAAATAATATAGCTTATAGTAGATATTGTGATGATTTAACAATTTCATCTAAATATGAGATTTCACCCAAAATTATTAATAATATTATAAATAGTCTATTAATAAAAGAATATACTTATCTATCAATAAATAAAAGAAAGACGAGAAGTTTTGAGAAATATTCACAATACCCTTATATTACAGGGTTGATACCACTAAAAGATAGAACAACTATTGGCAAAAAAAGATTTAACATACTTAAATTAAATATCTATCTATCATTAAAAAATAAAAAAATAAAAAATACAGACTTATTTGATACAGATATTGCATTAAGTTCATATTTATCATATGTTTATTTAGTTGATCCTCATAATTACAATCGACTAAAAGAATATTTTTCAAAAAGATTTAAACCTTTAGAGATAAAAAACTTATTTAAAAAATAG
- a CDS encoding diguanylate cyclase, with protein sequence MKRLLLIILISFSIQADAKPITFTDKEKEFIKNNPLVKIGMMPDFTPFSYYIKTTPVGFEHELLNILSKRTGLIFEKNFAKWTDIYTAFKNKELDVITSISYKEYREPFTTFTSSYYDIPIMIFVRDDFGEYLGIKSLEGKKVGVLKDVFYIKELEKIKNINLIYYDTYEELTKDLVFGQIDALMQNLTNINYLIKKNLYSNLKLASELTLPNTKKEDLRLGVNPEKPLLSSILQKGLNSITKKEKEQLVRKWIGSISEYKGGHVELNSEEKDYLNTKTIKYCINPDGMPFEGLDENGLHSGISSDYYSLIEKILSAKFELVKTDNWNESITFVKEGRCDMLALGMETYDRKKYLNFTSSYLHVPLVVATKVDVPFINHILDLEGEKIGIIKGDAFVKILRQKYPSLDLVEVEDITKGLDKVKSGELFGFIDTLAGIGYEFQKEYFGELKIAGKINETLELSMAVVKEDTTLLHILQKTIDSMTNEVHREIFGNWIPIKYQKGMNYELVWKVVLGSIIFILLITYWNRKVIKTNRLLEEAKKDIELKNKELEKLATTDKLTNLYNRRKIEELMQIEINRSERFNHNFGLAIVDIDKFKKVNDTYGHQIGDIVLKEIADILDNNRRKTDFVGRYGGEEFVIICPESTVDGVVRLMELFKEKISSHEFTKVKNKTASFGVTMSQKGDTIESILKRADDALYRAKENGRNRIEYK encoded by the coding sequence ATGAAAAGGTTATTGCTAATAATACTAATTTCATTTTCCATTCAAGCTGATGCAAAACCAATTACATTTACTGATAAAGAAAAAGAGTTTATAAAAAATAATCCTTTGGTAAAAATTGGTATGATGCCAGATTTTACACCTTTTTCATACTATATAAAAACTACCCCTGTAGGTTTTGAACATGAACTTCTTAATATCTTATCTAAAAGAACAGGATTAATATTTGAGAAAAATTTTGCAAAATGGACAGATATCTATACTGCATTTAAAAATAAAGAACTGGATGTAATTACAAGTATTTCTTATAAAGAGTACAGAGAACCCTTTACTACTTTCACTAGCTCTTATTATGATATTCCTATTATGATTTTTGTAAGAGATGATTTTGGAGAATACCTAGGTATTAAAAGTTTGGAAGGTAAAAAAGTAGGTGTTTTAAAAGATGTTTTTTATATAAAAGAGTTAGAAAAAATAAAAAATATAAATCTTATATATTATGACACATATGAAGAACTAACAAAAGATTTAGTATTTGGGCAGATTGATGCTTTGATGCAAAACCTTACAAATATAAACTATTTAATCAAAAAAAACCTATATTCAAACTTGAAACTTGCTAGTGAACTTACTTTGCCAAACACAAAAAAAGAAGACCTAAGATTAGGAGTAAATCCAGAAAAACCTCTTTTAAGTTCAATTTTACAAAAGGGATTAAACTCTATTACAAAAAAAGAAAAAGAGCAACTTGTAAGAAAATGGATTGGCTCAATTTCAGAATATAAAGGTGGACATGTAGAATTAAATAGTGAAGAAAAAGACTATTTAAATACTAAAACTATTAAATATTGTATAAACCCTGATGGAATGCCCTTTGAAGGTTTAGATGAAAATGGTTTACACTCAGGAATAAGCTCAGATTATTACTCTCTTATAGAAAAAATCTTATCTGCAAAATTTGAGCTTGTGAAAACAGATAATTGGAATGAATCAATAACTTTTGTAAAAGAAGGTAGATGTGATATGCTAGCCCTTGGTATGGAAACATATGACAGAAAAAAATACTTAAACTTTACAAGTAGCTACTTACATGTACCGCTTGTAGTAGCCACTAAAGTTGATGTTCCTTTTATAAATCATATTCTTGATTTAGAGGGAGAAAAAATAGGCATCATAAAAGGGGATGCTTTTGTAAAAATATTAAGACAAAAATATCCTTCTCTTGATTTAGTAGAAGTCGAAGATATAACCAAAGGTTTAGATAAAGTAAAAAGTGGTGAACTATTTGGGTTTATTGATACTCTTGCAGGAATAGGTTATGAGTTTCAAAAAGAGTATTTTGGAGAACTTAAAATAGCAGGAAAGATAAATGAAACACTTGAATTATCAATGGCAGTTGTAAAAGAAGATACAACTTTATTACATATCTTACAAAAAACAATAGATAGTATGACAAATGAAGTACACAGAGAAATATTCGGCAATTGGATTCCTATAAAATACCAAAAAGGTATGAACTATGAACTTGTATGGAAAGTAGTTCTTGGTTCTATTATTTTCATTCTTTTAATAACTTATTGGAATAGAAAGGTTATTAAAACAAATAGACTTTTAGAAGAGGCGAAAAAAGATATCGAACTAAAAAATAAAGAGTTAGAAAAACTTGCTACAACAGATAAACTAACAAATCTTTATAATAGAAGAAAAATAGAAGAGTTAATGCAAATAGAAATCAATAGAAGTGAAAGATTTAATCATAACTTTGGTTTAGCAATAGTTGATATAGATAAATTCAAAAAGGTAAATGATACATATGGTCACCAAATTGGAGATATTGTATTAAAAGAGATTGCAGATATTTTAGATAATAATAGAAGAAAAACAGACTTTGTAGGTCGATATGGAGGAGAAGAGTTTGTAATAATCTGCCCAGAGTCCACTGTAGATGGAGTTGTTAGATTAATGGAACTTTTCAAAGAAAAGATTTCTAGTCATGAGTTTACAAAAGTTAAAAATAAAACTGCAAGTTTTGGGGTAACCATGTCACAAAAAGGTGATACTATAGAATCTATTTTAAAAAGAGCAGATGATGCACTTTATCGAGCAAAAGAAAATGGTAGAAATAGAATCGAGTATAAATAA
- a CDS encoding NAD(P)/FAD-dependent oxidoreductase yields MKIAIIGAGAAGLMAAITAKTENKNLQIDLFDINNAIGKKILASGNGRCNISNNNAQVSNYIGENPSFTSYCLKQFDFNAFKNFCKSLGLLLDVKEDGKVYPLSNEAKSVTTLLQSKLDSLDLNFIGNTKIENIKKEEEKFILFSSDSEFKEYDKVLISSGLAAAPQLNSTELGMDIANSFGHSSNMTYPSLVGLQTDFEHKARLQGVKKESQVTLYIDGQKENEIIGDVLFTKYGVSGFAILDISQYAVYPMSLYQEVQIAINLFPKQTRNEVLGMIESLIKSLPNEKLTNLLSGIVSNKLVPVILDMIKVDSEIKAKDVNAKHIRAIVNTLINLRMKVIDTQGFKHAEASGGGIRTDEVDDKTFESKKCRGLYLAGEVLDIVGNRGGYNLQFAWASGYLAGKSLAREK; encoded by the coding sequence TTGAAAATAGCTATTATAGGAGCAGGGGCTGCCGGACTTATGGCAGCCATAACTGCAAAAACAGAAAACAAAAATTTACAAATAGATCTTTTTGATATAAATAATGCAATTGGGAAAAAGATACTTGCAAGTGGAAATGGAAGATGTAATATCTCAAATAATAATGCCCAAGTTTCTAACTACATAGGAGAAAATCCATCTTTTACAAGCTATTGTTTAAAGCAGTTTGATTTTAATGCTTTTAAAAATTTTTGTAAGTCTTTAGGGCTTTTACTTGATGTAAAAGAAGATGGAAAAGTATATCCTTTATCAAATGAAGCAAAATCAGTAACTACTCTTTTACAATCAAAACTTGACAGCTTAGATTTAAATTTTATAGGCAATACTAAAATAGAAAATATTAAAAAAGAAGAAGAAAAATTTATACTTTTCTCAAGTGATAGTGAGTTTAAAGAGTATGATAAAGTCTTGATTAGCTCTGGACTTGCTGCAGCTCCTCAGCTAAACTCTACTGAACTTGGTATGGATATTGCAAATAGTTTTGGACACTCTTCTAATATGACTTACCCATCTTTAGTAGGACTTCAAACAGATTTTGAACATAAAGCAAGACTTCAAGGGGTAAAAAAAGAGTCACAAGTCACTCTTTATATAGATGGACAAAAAGAGAATGAAATCATAGGTGATGTTTTATTTACTAAGTATGGAGTTTCTGGTTTCGCTATTTTAGATATCTCTCAATATGCAGTTTATCCTATGTCTTTATATCAAGAGGTACAAATAGCTATAAATCTATTTCCTAAGCAAACTAGAAATGAAGTTTTAGGAATGATAGAATCATTAATAAAATCCTTACCAAATGAAAAACTAACAAATCTTCTTAGTGGAATAGTTTCAAATAAATTAGTTCCAGTAATCCTTGATATGATAAAAGTAGATAGTGAAATAAAAGCAAAAGATGTAAATGCAAAACATATTAGAGCTATAGTAAATACTCTTATAAATCTTCGAATGAAAGTTATCGATACTCAAGGTTTTAAACACGCAGAAGCAAGTGGCGGTGGAATAAGAACCGATGAAGTTGATGATAAAACTTTTGAGAGTAAGAAGTGTAGGGGGCTTTATTTAGCTGGAGAGGTGCTTGATATTGTAGGTAATAGGGGTGGATATAACTTGCAATTTGCTTGGGCTTCTGGATACTTAGCAGGAAAGTCGTTAGCAAGGGAAAAATAG
- a CDS encoding O-acetylhomoserine aminocarboxypropyltransferase/cysteine synthase family protein, producing MQKETIAVHGGYNNKEGWGTMAVPIAQTTAYAFRDAEHAANLFALKELGSIYTRITNPTTDVLEQRFAQLEGGAAAICTASGQSAIFYAIANVAEAGDNILISDKLYGGAVTLLTHTIKRFGITAKVFKSADASDLEEQIDDKTKAIFFESLSNPQIAIADIEKIVEIAKRNGVLTVCDNTVASAALFNPISWGVDVVVHSTSKYTNGQGTAVGGIVVERDGLAEFFKENANRYSHFVEPDESYHGLVYVDVPLPNFCLRIRLNLLRDIGATQSPHNSWLLLQSIETLDIRMEKHSNSALEVAKFLEAHPKVKSVNYPGLESNTDYEKAQKYFKDGKSSGLISFEAQSYEAAKTIIDQAKLFSVVVNIGDSKSLIVHPASTTHSQMSEEELLKAGVNPTTVRLSIGLENPKDLIEDLEQALA from the coding sequence ATGCAAAAAGAAACAATTGCAGTTCATGGAGGGTACAACAACAAAGAAGGTTGGGGTACTATGGCTGTGCCAATCGCACAAACAACTGCTTATGCATTTAGAGATGCAGAACACGCAGCAAACTTATTTGCATTAAAAGAGTTAGGTTCTATTTATACTAGAATCACGAACCCAACTACTGATGTATTAGAACAAAGATTTGCACAACTTGAAGGTGGAGCTGCTGCTATTTGTACAGCAAGTGGTCAATCTGCAATCTTCTATGCTATTGCAAATGTTGCTGAAGCAGGTGATAATATTTTAATCTCAGACAAACTATATGGTGGTGCAGTTACTTTATTAACTCACACTATCAAAAGATTTGGGATTACTGCAAAAGTATTTAAAAGTGCTGATGCTAGTGATTTAGAAGAGCAAATTGATGATAAAACAAAAGCTATCTTCTTTGAATCATTATCAAACCCACAAATTGCTATTGCAGATATTGAAAAAATTGTTGAAATCGCTAAAAGAAATGGTGTTTTAACAGTTTGTGATAATACAGTTGCAAGTGCAGCTTTATTTAACCCAATTTCATGGGGAGTAGATGTAGTTGTTCACTCAACTTCTAAATATACAAACGGTCAAGGTACTGCTGTAGGTGGTATTGTTGTTGAAAGAGATGGTTTAGCAGAGTTTTTCAAAGAAAATGCAAACAGATATTCACACTTTGTTGAGCCAGATGAATCATATCATGGTTTAGTTTATGTTGATGTTCCTCTTCCAAACTTTTGTTTAAGAATTAGATTAAACCTTTTAAGAGATATTGGTGCAACTCAGTCACCACATAACTCATGGTTACTATTACAATCTATTGAAACATTAGATATTAGAATGGAAAAACATTCAAACAGTGCTTTAGAAGTAGCTAAATTCTTAGAAGCTCATCCAAAAGTTAAATCAGTTAATTACCCTGGATTAGAGTCAAATACAGACTATGAAAAAGCACAAAAATATTTCAAAGATGGTAAGTCATCTGGTCTTATCTCTTTTGAAGCCCAATCTTATGAAGCAGCAAAAACAATAATTGACCAAGCTAAGTTATTTAGTGTTGTTGTAAACATTGGTGATTCTAAGTCATTAATTGTACACCCAGCTTCAACAACTCATTCACAAATGAGTGAAGAAGAGTTATTAAAAGCAGGTGTAAACCCTACAACTGTTAGGTTATCTATTGGATTAGAAAATCCAAAAGATTTAATTGAAGACTTAGAGCAAGCATTAGCGTAA
- a CDS encoding Rrf2 family transcriptional regulator → MPLISTKGVYGLTAMYELSKHEDDSPMQIKEISSNANIPQNYLEQLLGKLRRAELVKSIRGAKGGYVLAQKPEDISVKDILVALEGDLKIVDSKADNPILNIFFDDAKKSTKELFDISLAKLDEYQDRYNEFLHYSI, encoded by the coding sequence ATGCCTCTAATTTCAACAAAAGGTGTATATGGTCTAACAGCCATGTATGAATTAAGTAAGCACGAAGATGACTCTCCCATGCAAATCAAGGAGATTTCATCTAATGCTAATATTCCACAAAACTACCTTGAACAATTACTAGGAAAGCTAAGACGAGCTGAACTAGTAAAAAGTATCAGGGGAGCAAAAGGTGGATATGTGTTAGCTCAAAAACCAGAAGATATTTCAGTAAAGGATATTTTAGTTGCCCTTGAAGGTGATTTAAAAATCGTTGATAGTAAAGCTGATAATCCGATTTTAAATATCTTCTTTGATGATGCTAAGAAAAGTACAAAAGAACTGTTTGATATCTCACTAGCAAAACTAGATGAATATCAAGATAGATATAACGAATTTTTACATTACAGTATATAA
- the cysK gene encoding cysteine synthase A: MKFANNVTELIGNTPLVKLQAASEKSGATVLGKCEFMNPTHSVKDRIGTNMIKAALEQNLINENTTVIEPTSGNTGIALASVCAGLGIKLILTMPSSMSIERRKLLKALGAELVLTEPEKGMKGAVEKANELAEKTENSFVPQQFANGANPEIHRKTTAKEILDDTDGKVDILVAAIGTGGSITGIGEVLKEHNPNIQVIAVEPEASPVLSGGKPGPHRIQGIGAGFVPDVLNTTVYDEVVQVSNEDAIAASRNLASSEGLLVGISAGANAFIAEQVAARPENKGKTIVTILCDTGERYLSVGLYDEE, translated from the coding sequence ATGAAATTTGCAAACAATGTTACAGAATTAATCGGAAATACACCTCTTGTAAAGTTACAAGCAGCGAGTGAAAAAAGTGGAGCTACAGTTTTAGGAAAATGTGAGTTTATGAACCCAACTCATTCAGTAAAAGATAGAATTGGTACAAACATGATTAAAGCTGCTTTAGAGCAAAACTTAATCAATGAAAACACAACAGTTATTGAGCCAACATCAGGAAATACTGGTATTGCTTTAGCTTCTGTTTGTGCAGGACTTGGTATTAAACTAATCCTTACTATGCCTTCATCAATGAGTATTGAAAGAAGAAAGTTATTAAAAGCTTTAGGTGCTGAATTAGTACTTACAGAGCCAGAAAAGGGAATGAAAGGTGCTGTTGAAAAAGCAAATGAATTAGCTGAAAAAACTGAAAACTCATTTGTTCCTCAACAATTTGCAAATGGTGCAAACCCTGAAATTCACAGAAAAACAACTGCTAAAGAGATTTTAGATGATACTGACGGAAAAGTTGATATCTTAGTTGCAGCAATTGGTACAGGTGGTTCGATTACTGGTATTGGTGAAGTATTAAAAGAGCATAACCCAAATATTCAAGTAATTGCAGTTGAGCCAGAAGCTTCTCCTGTATTAAGTGGTGGAAAACCAGGACCACATAGAATCCAAGGTATTGGTGCTGGATTTGTTCCTGATGTACTTAATACTACAGTTTATGATGAAGTAGTACAAGTTTCAAATGAAGATGCAATTGCAGCTTCTAGAAATTTAGCTAGCAGCGAAGGTCTATTAGTTGGTATTAGTGCTGGTGCGAATGCATTCATTGCAGAGCAAGTTGCAGCAAGACCAGAAAACAAAGGTAAAACAATCGTTACTATTCTTTGTGACACAGGTGAAAGATACCTAAGTGTTGGACTATATGACGAAGAGTAA
- the nhaD gene encoding sodium:proton antiporter NhaD, translated as MKKYLLLSLLFTSFLFGNSNVETIDLTMTWIGFLVLIVFVVGYYFIAAEDKYEIDKSIPALFVGIVSFLLIAVYYYMNDLNIHNVHNEAESVILEIAEIFFFLFVAMTYIESLIHMNVFDSLKYNLISKGYSYKKLFWLTGFLAFFISPIADNLTTALILSTVLITIEKNKKEFLVPGAINIVVAANAGGAWSPFGDITTLMAWTSGKGHFVDFLYLFPASIIGYLITAFLLSRIVPNEMPHFDVEKEEKPKMKAGAQITIFLGIFTIACAVVSHQILDFPAMWGMMFGLVLLKIHSYKLNKKFGKDHFDVFESMAKIENNTLMFFFGILAAVGALYFIGWLHLASMVYEPQYLGPTYSNIAVGFLSALVDNVPVMSAILKANPDMDLSHWMLVTLTAGIGGSLISFGSAAGVGVMGKLKGVYTFGAHFKYAWTILIGYFISIAVWYLQFEMLGFK; from the coding sequence TTGAAAAAATATCTGTTATTGAGTTTACTTTTTACAAGTTTTCTCTTTGGGAATAGTAATGTTGAAACCATAGATTTGACAATGACTTGGATTGGCTTTTTAGTTTTAATAGTTTTTGTAGTGGGGTATTATTTTATCGCTGCTGAAGACAAATATGAAATTGATAAGTCAATACCAGCACTTTTTGTGGGGATTGTATCTTTCTTACTTATTGCAGTATATTATTATATGAATGACTTAAATATTCATAATGTGCATAATGAAGCAGAAAGTGTGATTTTAGAGATTGCAGAAATATTCTTCTTCTTATTTGTTGCTATGACATATATTGAATCACTAATTCATATGAATGTATTTGATAGTTTAAAATATAATCTTATCTCAAAAGGTTATAGCTATAAAAAACTTTTCTGGCTTACTGGATTTTTAGCTTTCTTTATCTCGCCTATAGCAGATAACTTAACAACAGCACTTATTTTATCAACAGTATTAATAACAATAGAAAAAAATAAAAAAGAGTTTTTAGTACCAGGTGCTATAAATATTGTAGTTGCTGCAAATGCAGGTGGAGCTTGGTCTCCTTTTGGAGATATTACTACTCTTATGGCTTGGACTTCAGGAAAAGGTCATTTTGTAGATTTCTTATATCTATTTCCAGCTTCAATCATAGGGTACTTAATAACTGCATTTTTACTTTCAAGAATTGTTCCTAATGAAATGCCTCATTTTGATGTAGAAAAAGAGGAAAAACCAAAAATGAAAGCAGGTGCACAAATCACAATATTCTTAGGTATCTTTACCATTGCCTGTGCAGTAGTTTCTCATCAAATCTTAGATTTCCCTGCAATGTGGGGAATGATGTTTGGTTTAGTATTATTAAAAATCCACTCTTATAAACTTAATAAAAAATTTGGTAAAGACCATTTTGATGTGTTTGAATCAATGGCAAAAATCGAAAACAACACTTTAATGTTCTTCTTTGGTATCTTAGCAGCCGTTGGAGCTTTATATTTTATTGGTTGGCTTCATTTAGCTTCAATGGTCTATGAACCACAATATTTAGGACCTACATATTCAAATATTGCAGTTGGTTTTTTATCAGCTTTAGTTGACAATGTTCCTGTAATGTCTGCAATACTAAAAGCTAATCCTGATATGGATCTTTCTCATTGGATGCTAGTGACTTTAACTGCTGGTATTGGAGGTTCTTTAATCTCTTTTGGTAGTGCAGCTGGGGTTGGAGTTATGGGAAAACTAAAAGGTGTTTATACTTTTGGCGCTCACTTTAAATATGCTTGGACAATATTAATAGGATATTTTATTTCAATTGCTGTATGGTATTTACAGTTTGAAATGTTAGGATTCAAATAA
- a CDS encoding multidrug effflux MFS transporter, with amino-acid sequence MKKAHNHMYLIVLLAILSSVAPIATDTYIPSIPDIADSFNVSIEKIELTLSIFLIGFSIGQIFGGPLSDRIGRRKSSLIGLIGFSFISFIMIFSGNIYQLWVLRFIEAFFGGVVVVNAMAVVRDKFHGDEAAKVLSLIGTIRSIAPLIAPAIGSFIIHFYSWEAIFLFFTFYALFIAFMVYKDLDESYTYVKQSVYQSYKKVLTHKVAMKAMLTLSLGFSGFFILISKSSFIFIEHYGISTDLFPFFFGFNFIILISMIKVNLIMLRKYKPLFLVKVSLLIQILISIIWILTSDIQTLPLTMALMAGYMSMMAFIFGNCMALAMEHFQKNAGVASGVVGVLQFGLGAIISSLALLSHSASFLPIAISLTIISIVAFLIMKSYK; translated from the coding sequence ATGAAAAAAGCACATAATCACATGTATTTAATTGTTTTACTAGCTATTTTATCTTCTGTAGCTCCTATTGCAACTGATACTTATATCCCCTCAATACCAGATATTGCAGATTCGTTTAATGTAAGTATTGAAAAAATAGAATTAACTTTATCAATTTTTTTAATAGGGTTTTCAATAGGACAAATATTTGGAGGACCTTTATCTGATAGAATAGGAAGACGAAAAAGCTCACTTATAGGGTTGATAGGCTTTTCTTTCATTAGTTTTATTATGATTTTTAGTGGAAATATTTATCAACTTTGGGTACTAAGATTTATTGAGGCCTTCTTTGGAGGTGTAGTTGTAGTAAATGCCATGGCTGTTGTAAGAGATAAGTTTCATGGAGATGAAGCTGCAAAGGTTTTATCTTTGATTGGTACTATTAGAAGTATTGCTCCTTTAATAGCTCCTGCTATTGGTTCTTTTATCATTCATTTTTATTCTTGGGAAGCAATATTTTTATTTTTTACTTTTTACGCACTATTTATTGCCTTTATGGTTTATAAAGATTTAGATGAGAGTTATACTTATGTGAAACAAAGTGTATATCAATCTTATAAAAAAGTACTTACTCACAAAGTTGCTATGAAAGCTATGCTTACTTTATCATTAGGTTTTTCAGGATTCTTTATCTTGATTTCAAAATCTTCTTTTATCTTTATAGAGCATTATGGTATTTCAACTGATTTATTTCCCTTCTTTTTTGGTTTTAACTTTATAATTTTAATCTCAATGATAAAAGTAAATTTAATTATGTTGAGAAAATATAAACCACTATTTTTAGTAAAAGTAAGTTTATTAATTCAAATTTTAATATCTATTATTTGGATACTTACTTCAGATATCCAAACTTTACCTTTAACTATGGCACTTATGGCAGGATATATGAGTATGATGGCTTTTATTTTTGGTAACTGTATGGCTCTTGCAATGGAACATTTCCAAAAAAATGCAGGTGTAGCATCTGGAGTTGTAGGAGTACTTCAATTTGGTCTTGGAGCTATTATTTCATCTTTAGCACTTTTATCTCATAGTGCTTCTTTTTTACCAATTGCAATAAGTTTAACCATAATATCAATTGTTGCATTTTTAATTATGAAATCATATAAATAA
- a CDS encoding lysophospholipid acyltransferase family protein, producing the protein MNFKQISMAIYATYLTNKYGFKLRKLKTLKERFASRLEYSQILMNKLNIRVEVLNKEKIPKDGQYLLISNHRSIIDPLIIEMAFKDTKINGFWVAKKELYNSFFFGMFTKNAGTVLLDRDAPNMSSFFKDTKKVVKEGHSIYIFPEGTRNKENTALSSFKEGSRLIALKNRLPILPVYIKSNADDILKIAIMNRKKELKIQIEIGDIIDYKDKTPLEENYRKQFID; encoded by the coding sequence TTGAACTTCAAACAAATAAGTATGGCAATTTACGCTACTTACCTTACAAATAAATATGGATTTAAATTAAGAAAACTAAAGACTTTAAAAGAGAGATTTGCCTCAAGGTTAGAATACTCTCAAATATTAATGAATAAGTTAAACATTAGAGTAGAAGTTTTAAACAAAGAAAAAATACCTAAAGACGGACAATATTTATTAATATCAAATCATAGAAGTATCATTGATCCATTGATTATAGAAATGGCATTTAAAGATACAAAAATCAATGGTTTTTGGGTTGCAAAAAAAGAGTTGTACAACTCTTTTTTCTTTGGTATGTTTACAAAAAATGCAGGAACTGTACTTCTTGATAGAGATGCACCAAACATGTCATCATTTTTTAAAGATACAAAAAAAGTAGTAAAAGAAGGACATAGTATTTATATTTTTCCAGAAGGAACTAGAAATAAAGAGAATACTGCATTATCTTCTTTTAAAGAAGGTTCAAGACTTATAGCCTTAAAAAATAGATTACCTATTTTGCCTGTATATATAAAATCAAATGCAGATGATATTTTAAAAATTGCTATTATGAATAGAAAAAAAGAGTTAAAAATCCAAATTGAAATTGGGGATATCATAGATTATAAAGATAAAACACCTTTAGAGGAAAACTATAGAAAACAGTTTATAGACTAA
- a CDS encoding DUF2061 domain-containing protein produces MAEKAYRSVVKSVSWRAVGTLDTIIISYFITGDLTMAASIGSIELVTKMVLYYFHERAWNKIPFGKTKEPDYQI; encoded by the coding sequence ATGGCAGAAAAAGCATATAGATCAGTTGTAAAATCTGTCTCTTGGCGTGCAGTTGGAACTCTTGATACAATCATCATCTCTTATTTTATTACTGGTGACTTAACTATGGCAGCTTCAATTGGTTCAATTGAACTTGTTACGAAAATGGTGTTGTATTATTTTCATGAAAGAGCGTGGAATAAAATTCCCTTTGGAAAAACTAAAGAACCTGATTATCAAATTTAA